GCGCTGCGCGCCTGAGTCCGGTCGCATCCGAGGGCGGCGGCACAACCGCGGCATACCGACCGGTCGGTGCCCCGGTTCGGGCGGCGGCGTCCGAGACGCGGAGCGGGTGCCGTGCGTTCGGATCACTCCGGCCCGCATCACCACCGGTGGCTTCGCGTAGCCGCGAGGACCCCACATCGGCTCCAGCCGGGCGGCCTCCCCTGCCCGGCGGGGAGTTCGATCGTCGAACGACGGTCCACCCGGAATCACCGAAGCGGTTCCGGGTGGACCGACCACTCCTCCCGGTCGTTTCCGACCGGGGGCAACACTGGAGGTGTGATCAGTGCAGTCACTCAGAGTATCCGAGCTGGGCGATCCACGCGACGTGCTCGAGCTCGTCGAGTCACCGACCCCGGAGCCGGGCCCCGACCAGGTTCTGGTCCGGGTCTCCGCCTGTCCGGTCAACTTTCCCGACGCGTTGATGTGTCGAGGCCAGTACCAGGTCAAACCGGATACGCCGTTCACCCCCGGCGTCGAGCTCTGTGGTGAGATAGTCGAGGCCGGTTCCGGGGTCACGGGGCTGGGGACGGGCGAACGGGTCATCGGGGCCGGCGCCGTCCCCGCCGGCGGGTTCGCGGAGTACGCCCTCATGGACGCCACGCGTACCTTCCCCGCTCCCGAGGCTCTTTCCGACGCCGAGGCCGCCTCGTTGTTCATCGGTTACCAGACCGGATGGTTCGGCCTGCACCGCCGTGCCGCGCTGCGGGAGGGGGAGACGTTGCTCGTGCACGCCGCCTCCGGTGGTGTGGGCAGCGCCGCGATACAGCTGGGGAAGGCGGCCGGAGCCACCGTGATCGGCGTCGTCGGGGGCCCGGAGAAGGCCGAGGTGGCCCGGAAGCTCGGGGCCGACGTGGTCGTGGACCGGTACACCGAGGACTTCGTGAGCGTGGTCAAGGAGCGGACCGGTGGTAGAGGGGCCGACGTGATCTACGATCCGGTCGGCGGTGAGACCTACGAGCGCTCCACCAAGTGCGTCGCCTTCGAGGGGCGCATCCTGATCGTCGGGTTCGCCGGTGGCACCATCCCCACCCCGGGGCTGAACCACGCGTTGATCAAGAATTACTCGATCGTCGGGCTGCACTGGGGGCTCTACAACGAGCGTGACCCGGCTGCCGTCCGCCGGGCGCACGACGAGCTGTGCCGGATGGCGAATGAGGGGGGAGTGTCGCCGCTGGTCAGTGAGCGGGTCGCGCTCCCGGAACTGCCCGGGGCCACGCAGCGAGTCGCCGACGGGCACACCGTCGGGAGGGTGGTCTACGTCAACGCGTGAGCGCTCCGGCCGGGACCGGTGGGCCCGGTGTCGGCCGGACGGCTTCCGGCTTCTCGGAGACCGGAAGCCGTCCGGAGCTCTCGTCGCCCGTGCCGGGAGAGTCCCGAACCGGTCCCGGTTCCCCATGGGGACCGGGACCTCGTGGGGACCGGGACCTCGGACGGGCGATCAGAACATCACGCGGGAGAGCACCTCGGCGACGCAGGCAGGTTTCTCCTCACCGTCTATCTCCACCGTGGTGCTCATGGTGAGTTGCAGCGCGTCACCGGATTCGGCGACGTCGGCGAGGCGGGAGTGCGCGCGCACGCGGCTGTTCACCTTGACCGGGTTCGGGAACCGAACCTTGTTCAATCCGTAGTTGATCACCATGCGAGCCCCCCGCACACCGTAGATCTCGGCGTTGAGCGCGCTGAGCATGCTCAGGGTCAGGAACCCGTGCGCGATCGTGGTCCCGAACGGGCCGGCCGCCGCCCGTTCGGAATCGACGTGGATCCACTGGTGGTCCCCCGTCGCCTCGGCGAACTTGTCGATCATCTCCTGGGTGACCGTCCACCACTGGCTGCTTCCGAGGTCGGTGCCGTTGGCGGCGTGCAGTTCCTCGGCACTGCTGAACACGGGCATGTTCGACTCCTCCTGATCGTTTCCTGCTGTGGTTCCGGCGGGGACGGCGGCACGGCAACGTGCGGTGCCGCCGCGTCGGGGTGCTCTCCGTCGGGAGCGCGCTTCGGAGAGGGGTGTAGCCGATCACCGGTACCGCTTGAGCTCGCGGCGAGCCAGCGAGCGGCGGTGCACCTCGTCCGGGCCGTCGACCAGGTGCAGCGTTCTGGCGTGCGCGTACAGGTTGGCCAGCGGGGTGTCCTGGCTGACCCCGGCACCCCCGTGCGCCTGAATGGCACGGTCGATCACGGTGGTCGCCATCTCCGGCACGGCCACCTTGATCGCCTGGATCTCGGTGTGCGCACCTTGGTTGCCGACGGTGTCCATCAGCCAGGCCGTTTTCAGCACCAGCAGGCGGACCGACTCGATCCGCACCCGGGCCTCGGCGATCCAGTGCTGGACCACGCCCTGGTCGGCCAGCGGACGTCCGAACGCCTCGCGGTCCGTGACCCGACGGCACATCAGCTCCAGCGCGCGCTCGGCCATCCCGATGGCCCGCATGCAGTGGTGGATGCGTCCCGGTCCCAACCTGGCCTGGGCGATGGCGAACCCCTCGCCCTCCCCGGAGATGATGTTGGCCGCTGGGACCCGCACCTCGTTGAAGTCGATCTCGGCGTGGCCGCCGTGGTCACCGTCGGTGTAGCCGAACACGTGCATGCCGCGCCGGATCTCGACTCCGGGGGTGTCCACCGGAACGAGGATCATGCTCTGCTGCCGGTGCCGCTCGGCCTCGGGGTCCGTCTTGCCCATGACGATCAGCACGCGGCAGTTCGGGTTCATCGCCCCGGACGACCACCACTTGCGTCCGGTGATGACGTACTCGTCGCCCTCCCTGCGGATGCGAGTGGCGATGTTGTTCGCGTCCGAGGAGGCGACGTCGGGTTCGGTCATGCAGAACGCGGAGCGGATCTCGCCGCGCAGCAGCGGTTCCAACCACTCCTCGCGCTGCCGCTGGTCGCCGAACATGGCGAGTACTTCCATGTTCCCCGTGTCGGGGGCCGCGCAGTTCATGGCGGGCGGGGCCAGGTGCGGACTGCGTCCCGTGATCTCGGCGAGCGGGGCGTACTGCAGATTGGTCAGTCCGGCACCGTGGTCGCCGGGCAGGAACAGGTTCCAGAGCCCGCGGCTACGTGCCTCCCGCTTGAGGTCCTCGACGACAGGTGGCACCGACCAGGGATCGTCGCTCCCGTTCGTCTGCCGCTCGAATTCCTCCTCGGCCGGATGAATGTGGCTGTCCATGAAGGAATTGATCTCCGAGCGGAGGCTCTCGGTCCGCTCATCAAAAGTGAAATACATTCATTTCTCCGGAATGTTCGCGAGTCCCTGCTCGATCAACGGTTCGACCAGTGCTCCGACGTGTTCGAAGCCTTCGCCGACGGTCTGGTTCTGCGTGAACCGGTAGTGGATTCCCTCCAGGATCACCGCGATCTTGAAGAACCCGAAAGCCACGTACCAGTCGAGTTCGGAGGTGTCGATCCGGTTGAGCTCGGCGTAGTGCCGCAGCATCTCGCGCGCACCGGGGAAGCCGAATTCCGGTCCCACCCCCTTGGCGACGGGGTTGTCAGCTATTCCGCTGAAGCCCTCCCAGTAAACGACCAGTAGCCCCAGGTCGGTGAGTGGATCACCGAGTGTGGCCATCTCCCAGTCCAGCACCGCCCGAATGTCGCAGTCCTGGTCGACCAGCACGTTGTCCAACCTGTAGTCACCGTGCACGATCGCGACCCTGCCGTTCGTGGGTACGCCCTCGGCCAGTCGGTCCCGCAGTTCGGTGACCCCGCGCAGTTCCCGCTGCTGTGAGGCGGCCAGCTGTTTGCTCCAGCGGCGGAGCTGGCGTTCCAGGAAGCCGTCGGGCTTGCCGAAGTCGCCGAGTCCGACCGACTCGGGGTCTACCGCGTGCAGCCGCGCCAGGACTTCGACCAGTCGCATCGCCAGGTCCCGGCGCTGTTCGGTGCTCAGTGCCCGGGTCTGCTCCTCACTGCGGTAGGCCGTACCGGAGACCAGGTCCATGATGAAGAACGGGGCGCCGAGCACCTGCTCGTCCTCGCAGAGCAGGTAGGTGCGCGGCACCGGTACGTCGGTGTCGGCCAGCGCGCTGAGCACCCGGTACTCGCGGCTCATGTCGTGCGCGGTGGCAAGCACGTGTCCCAGCGGTGGGCGCCGCAGCACCCAGTGCCGCGTACCGTCGCCGATCACGTAGGTGAGGTTGGAGCGTCCGCCCTGGATCAGCTCTCCGGACAGCTCGCCCTCGACCAGGCCGGGATGCTCCCGTTCCAGGTAGGCGCGCAGCCGGTCGAGGTCCAGCCCCGGTGGTGGCTGTGCTGTCGTGTCGTCGGCCATGGTCACTCCTGCTGGTCGGCGGTATCGAGGTCGGGGACGAGTTCGGCGATTCGGGCGCGGGTGCGTGTCGCGTCCCGGTG
The nucleotide sequence above comes from Actinopolyspora erythraea. Encoded proteins:
- a CDS encoding phosphotransferase family protein gives rise to the protein MADDTTAQPPPGLDLDRLRAYLEREHPGLVEGELSGELIQGGRSNLTYVIGDGTRHWVLRRPPLGHVLATAHDMSREYRVLSALADTDVPVPRTYLLCEDEQVLGAPFFIMDLVSGTAYRSEEQTRALSTEQRRDLAMRLVEVLARLHAVDPESVGLGDFGKPDGFLERQLRRWSKQLAASQQRELRGVTELRDRLAEGVPTNGRVAIVHGDYRLDNVLVDQDCDIRAVLDWEMATLGDPLTDLGLLVVYWEGFSGIADNPVAKGVGPEFGFPGAREMLRHYAELNRIDTSELDWYVAFGFFKIAVILEGIHYRFTQNQTVGEGFEHVGALVEPLIEQGLANIPEK
- a CDS encoding acyl-CoA dehydrogenase family protein, encoding MYFTFDERTESLRSEINSFMDSHIHPAEEEFERQTNGSDDPWSVPPVVEDLKREARSRGLWNLFLPGDHGAGLTNLQYAPLAEITGRSPHLAPPAMNCAAPDTGNMEVLAMFGDQRQREEWLEPLLRGEIRSAFCMTEPDVASSDANNIATRIRREGDEYVITGRKWWSSGAMNPNCRVLIVMGKTDPEAERHRQQSMILVPVDTPGVEIRRGMHVFGYTDGDHGGHAEIDFNEVRVPAANIISGEGEGFAIAQARLGPGRIHHCMRAIGMAERALELMCRRVTDREAFGRPLADQGVVQHWIAEARVRIESVRLLVLKTAWLMDTVGNQGAHTEIQAIKVAVPEMATTVIDRAIQAHGGAGVSQDTPLANLYAHARTLHLVDGPDEVHRRSLARRELKRYR
- a CDS encoding MaoC family dehydratase gives rise to the protein MPVFSSAEELHAANGTDLGSSQWWTVTQEMIDKFAEATGDHQWIHVDSERAAAGPFGTTIAHGFLTLSMLSALNAEIYGVRGARMVINYGLNKVRFPNPVKVNSRVRAHSRLADVAESGDALQLTMSTTVEIDGEEKPACVAEVLSRVMF
- a CDS encoding NADPH:quinone oxidoreductase family protein, which translates into the protein MQSLRVSELGDPRDVLELVESPTPEPGPDQVLVRVSACPVNFPDALMCRGQYQVKPDTPFTPGVELCGEIVEAGSGVTGLGTGERVIGAGAVPAGGFAEYALMDATRTFPAPEALSDAEAASLFIGYQTGWFGLHRRAALREGETLLVHAASGGVGSAAIQLGKAAGATVIGVVGGPEKAEVARKLGADVVVDRYTEDFVSVVKERTGGRGADVIYDPVGGETYERSTKCVAFEGRILIVGFAGGTIPTPGLNHALIKNYSIVGLHWGLYNERDPAAVRRAHDELCRMANEGGVSPLVSERVALPELPGATQRVADGHTVGRVVYVNA